In one Erythrobacteraceae bacterium WH01K genomic region, the following are encoded:
- a CDS encoding SIMPL domain-containing protein (The SIMPL domain is named for its presence in mouse protein SIMPL (signalling molecule that associates with mouse pelle-like kinase). Bacterial member BP26, from Brucella, was shown to assemble into a channel-like structure, while YggE from E. coli has been associated with resistance to oxidative stress.): MRRLSLLASSVLVSIPAGVHAQAYEVLAPNQTLLEIQATGETYVKPDEATVTGGVVTFATTSREAANANAREMNRVVEALRRAGVAARDIQTQSLSLNPQFNYNRSDGAPPDITGYQASNNVTVLVRDVDDASGLLTTMFEAGANNVYGPNFSLSDDTQAVAAARADAVADAKEQAEAYANAFGMRITRVLRISERARSSQYEPIIVTGRNIGQAGAPPPPPPPPAQSISNRSAVEVGELQQSVTLFVDYALEPR, encoded by the coding sequence ATGCGGCGTCTCAGTCTTCTTGCTTCTTCAGTCCTGGTGTCGATTCCCGCAGGCGTTCATGCCCAGGCTTACGAGGTTCTCGCACCGAACCAGACCTTGCTGGAAATCCAGGCGACCGGGGAGACCTATGTCAAACCCGACGAGGCCACGGTGACCGGCGGCGTCGTGACCTTTGCGACGACCTCGCGCGAGGCGGCGAATGCCAATGCGCGTGAAATGAACCGGGTGGTCGAGGCGCTGCGCCGGGCGGGCGTTGCGGCGCGTGACATCCAGACGCAGAGCCTCTCGCTCAATCCGCAATTCAACTACAACCGCAGCGACGGCGCGCCGCCCGACATCACCGGCTACCAGGCGTCAAACAACGTCACGGTGCTTGTGCGCGACGTGGACGATGCGTCCGGCCTGCTGACGACGATGTTCGAGGCCGGGGCGAACAATGTCTACGGCCCCAACTTCTCCCTGAGCGACGATACGCAGGCGGTCGCCGCGGCCCGGGCCGATGCCGTCGCCGATGCGAAGGAGCAGGCCGAGGCTTATGCCAACGCGTTCGGCATGCGGATCACGCGCGTCCTTCGGATCAGCGAGCGGGCCCGGTCGTCGCAATACGAACCGATCATCGTGACGGGCCGCAATATCGGCCAGGCCGGCGCGCCGCCTCCGCCTCCGCCGCCACCGGCGCAGAGCATCAGCAACCGTTCGGCGGTCGAAGTGGGCGAGTTGCAGCAGAGCGTGACGCTGTTCGTAGACTACGCGCTGGAGCCGCGCTGA
- a CDS encoding Mur ligase family protein yields the protein MTDLPDPAADLTARPWFFCGIGGSGMQPLAAILKGRGAEVAGSDRSFDQGRTPEKFAALERQGFTLFPQDGSGITSEEQVLVASAAVEDSVPEVQRAKELGVPRMTRADLNAALFNASAKGIAVAGTSGKSTVTGMLGWILEATGHAPTIMNGAVMKNFVSEDRPFASAVVGSDALYVSEVDESDGSIAQYRPDVGVLLNVSLDHKSLEELRDLFGNYLAASGTAVVNTDNDEALQLLGRASNAITFGVEDKGATIGIEPGSHADGPVRQAAQVIDRRDGSRHALVVNMPGRHNLSNALAAIAGAHAAGVPVADAVAALSGFRGLARRFDIVGVSPGGVTVIDDFGHNPEKCRATLRTLKAHPGRVLAFFQPHGYGPLRQMGEELAETFAHELGPDDLTLLCDPVYFGGTVDRSQGSERIVDLIAKNGGRAMHINTREGCGDWLVANAKPGDRIAIMGARDDTLSLFASDVLDRLG from the coding sequence ATGACCGACCTGCCCGATCCTGCCGCCGACCTGACCGCCCGCCCCTGGTTCTTTTGCGGCATCGGTGGTTCCGGGATGCAGCCCCTCGCCGCCATCCTGAAGGGCCGCGGGGCCGAGGTTGCAGGCAGCGACCGCAGCTTCGACCAGGGCCGGACGCCGGAAAAATTCGCTGCGCTGGAACGGCAGGGCTTCACCCTGTTCCCGCAGGACGGCAGCGGCATCACCAGCGAGGAGCAGGTGCTGGTCGCAAGCGCCGCGGTGGAAGACAGCGTTCCCGAGGTGCAGCGGGCGAAGGAACTGGGCGTGCCGCGCATGACCCGCGCCGATCTCAACGCCGCGCTGTTCAATGCCAGTGCAAAAGGCATCGCCGTGGCCGGCACCAGCGGGAAGTCCACCGTGACGGGCATGCTCGGCTGGATCCTCGAGGCGACAGGCCATGCGCCGACCATCATGAACGGCGCGGTGATGAAGAACTTCGTCAGCGAGGACCGGCCCTTCGCCAGCGCGGTGGTTGGCAGCGATGCGCTGTATGTCTCCGAAGTCGACGAAAGCGACGGGTCCATCGCGCAATACCGGCCCGATGTCGGCGTGCTGCTGAATGTCAGCCTCGACCACAAGAGCCTGGAGGAACTGCGCGACCTGTTCGGCAATTACCTCGCCGCGTCGGGCACGGCGGTCGTCAACACCGACAATGACGAGGCGCTGCAACTGCTGGGCCGGGCGTCCAATGCCATCACTTTCGGCGTGGAGGACAAGGGCGCGACCATCGGAATCGAGCCGGGAAGCCATGCGGACGGCCCGGTCCGGCAGGCGGCGCAGGTAATCGACCGGCGCGACGGCAGCAGGCATGCGCTGGTCGTGAACATGCCGGGCCGCCACAACCTGTCGAATGCTCTTGCCGCAATTGCCGGGGCCCATGCCGCCGGGGTTCCCGTGGCAGACGCCGTGGCGGCGCTGTCCGGCTTCAGGGGGCTGGCCCGGCGGTTCGATATCGTCGGCGTATCGCCGGGCGGTGTGACCGTGATCGACGATTTCGGCCACAATCCGGAGAAATGCCGCGCCACCCTGCGGACGCTGAAAGCGCATCCGGGCCGCGTCCTCGCCTTCTTCCAGCCCCACGGATACGGTCCCTTGCGGCAGATGGGAGAGGAGCTGGCCGAAACCTTCGCCCACGAACTGGGCCCGGACGATCTGACGCTGCTGTGCGATCCGGTCTATTTCGGCGGCACGGTCGACCGCAGCCAGGGTAGCGAGCGTATCGTCGACCTCATCGCCAAGAATGGCGGCCGGGCTATGCACATCAATACACGGGAAGGCTGCGGCGACTGGCTGGTCGCAAACGCGAAGCCCGGCGACCGCATCGCCATCATGGGGGCACGCGACGACACGCTCAGCCTGTTCGCGTCGGACGTGCTGGACCGGCTGGGCTAG
- the rpsR gene encoding 30S ribosomal protein S18, with amino-acid sequence MARPFFRRRKSCPFSGEDAPKIDYKDVRLLQGFMSERGKIVPSRITAVSAKKQRELAKAIKRSRHIGLLPYIVK; translated from the coding sequence ATGGCCCGTCCGTTTTTCCGCCGCCGCAAGTCCTGCCCGTTCTCGGGTGAAGACGCGCCGAAGATCGATTACAAGGACGTCCGTCTGCTGCAGGGCTTCATGTCCGAACGCGGCAAGATCGTTCCTTCCCGTATCACCGCAGTTTCGGCCAAGAAGCAGCGCGAACTCGCCAAGGCGATCAAGCGTTCGCGTCACATCGGCCTCCTGCCCTACATCGTGAAGTAG
- the rpsF gene encoding 30S ribosomal protein S6: protein MAHYEHVFLARQDLSQSQVDSLAAQATEIIEKNDGKVTKTETWGLKSLAYKIDRNRKAHFVLLNIEGPGSVVEELERQTRINEDVIRYMTIRVDEPEEGPSVMMRKNERDNKKRRDREERN, encoded by the coding sequence ATGGCTCATTACGAGCACGTGTTCCTTGCGCGTCAGGACCTCTCCCAGAGCCAGGTCGATTCGCTGGCAGCGCAGGCCACCGAGATTATCGAGAAGAACGACGGCAAGGTCACCAAGACCGAGACGTGGGGCCTCAAATCCCTCGCCTACAAGATCGATCGTAACCGCAAGGCGCATTTCGTGCTGCTCAACATCGAAGGCCCGGGTTCGGTCGTCGAAGAGCTTGAGCGCCAGACGCGCATCAACGAAGACGTCATCCGCTACATGACCATCCGCGTCGACGAGCCGGAAGAAGGCCCCAGCGTGATGATGCGCAAGAACGAGCGCGACAACAAGAAGCGCCGCGACCGTGAGGAGCGTAACTGA
- a CDS encoding AMP nucleosidase, giving the protein MTDIDKTIEDLVRIYDEATGRLRSDIMQFADDGSLPSRERRSDGSYAYPELVLTYDGSEARSDRSRAYGRFAHAGTYTTTVTKPELFASYLREQLSLIAEDYDISLKARPSRQEIPFPYVLDGAAGAELAGISPQVLARHFPHTDLADIGDELADGIELDEPDQAIPLSLFDGLRTDFSLARLAHYTGTQVGDFQRYVLFTNYHRYVDEFVDWAGEQLGSNGFTKLAGAGGLELKERTANARAQLSDTAWRRHQMPAYHLVGPEHGGITLVNIGVGPSNAKTICDHLAVLRPEAWLMIGHCGGLRGSQRIGDYVLAHAYLRDDHVLDPVLPPEIPLPAIAEVQQALVAAASAVSGEGEANLKQRMRTGTVVTTDDRNWELRYSDSARRLSLSRAVGIDMESATIAAQGYRFRVPYGTLLCVSDKPLHGEIKLPGQANTFYEQAIAAHLQIGVTACGLLKEEGQRLHSRKLRAFNEPPFR; this is encoded by the coding sequence ATGACTGATATCGACAAGACCATCGAAGACCTCGTGCGGATCTATGACGAGGCGACCGGCCGCCTGCGCAGCGACATCATGCAATTCGCGGACGACGGCTCCCTGCCCTCTCGCGAGCGGCGCAGCGACGGGTCCTATGCCTATCCCGAACTGGTCCTGACCTATGACGGCAGCGAGGCACGGTCGGACCGCAGCCGCGCCTATGGCCGGTTCGCCCACGCCGGAACCTACACCACCACTGTGACGAAGCCCGAACTGTTCGCCAGCTATCTGCGCGAGCAATTGTCGCTGATCGCGGAGGATTACGACATCTCGCTGAAGGCGCGTCCCTCGCGGCAGGAGATTCCCTTTCCCTACGTGCTGGACGGGGCGGCGGGCGCGGAACTGGCAGGTATCTCGCCGCAGGTCCTGGCGCGCCATTTCCCGCACACGGACCTTGCCGATATCGGTGACGAACTGGCCGACGGGATCGAGCTGGACGAACCGGACCAGGCGATCCCGCTCTCGCTGTTCGACGGCCTGCGCACCGATTTCAGCCTTGCGCGGCTGGCACATTACACCGGCACCCAGGTCGGCGATTTCCAGCGCTACGTCCTGTTCACCAACTATCACCGCTATGTCGACGAGTTCGTCGACTGGGCGGGCGAGCAGCTGGGATCGAACGGCTTCACGAAGCTGGCGGGCGCCGGCGGGCTGGAACTGAAGGAGCGCACCGCGAATGCGCGCGCGCAGCTCTCCGATACGGCTTGGCGGCGGCACCAGATGCCCGCCTACCACCTTGTCGGGCCGGAACATGGCGGCATCACGCTGGTCAATATCGGCGTCGGGCCGAGCAATGCGAAGACGATCTGCGACCACCTCGCCGTGCTGCGGCCCGAGGCATGGCTGATGATCGGCCATTGCGGCGGGCTTCGCGGCAGCCAGCGGATCGGCGATTACGTGCTCGCCCACGCTTACTTGCGCGACGACCACGTTCTCGACCCGGTCCTGCCGCCGGAAATTCCCCTGCCCGCCATTGCCGAGGTGCAGCAGGCCCTCGTCGCCGCGGCCAGCGCAGTGTCGGGCGAAGGCGAGGCGAATTTGAAGCAGCGCATGCGCACCGGCACGGTGGTGACGACCGACGACCGCAACTGGGAACTGCGCTATTCCGACAGCGCACGCCGCCTCTCGCTCAGCCGCGCGGTGGGCATCGACATGGAAAGCGCCACCATCGCAGCGCAAGGCTACCGCTTCCGCGTCCCCTACGGCACGCTCCTGTGCGTAAGCGACAAGCCTCTCCACGGCGAAATCAAGCTGCCGGGCCAGGCGAACACCTTCTACGAACAGGCCATTGCCGCGCATTTGCAGATCGGCGTGACGGCCTGCGGACTGCTGAAGGAAGAGGGGCAGCGGCTCCACTCGCGCAAACTGCGCGCATTCAACGAGCCGCCGTTCAGGTAA
- the fabG gene encoding 3-oxoacyl-[acyl-carrier-protein] reductase: protein MFSLEGMTALVTGASGGIGSSIAVSLARQGARLALSGSNGEKLRAFREQLIEEVGGDHVEITCNLTDKTQVDELVPAAIDTLGSLDILVNNAGITRDNLAMRMKDEEWDQVMQVNLESAFRLMRAAARPMMKAKFGRMISITSVVGATGNPGQMNYVAAKAGLTGMSKSLAQELASRGITVNCVAPGFIRTAMTDELTDDQKSAINARIPMAKMGEGDDIGAAVAYLASREAGYVTGQTLHVNGGMAMMS, encoded by the coding sequence ATGTTCTCGCTCGAAGGAATGACTGCACTCGTGACCGGCGCCAGCGGCGGTATCGGTTCCTCCATCGCTGTCTCGCTTGCCCGGCAGGGGGCTCGGCTGGCGCTCTCCGGCTCCAATGGCGAGAAACTGCGCGCCTTTCGCGAGCAGTTGATCGAGGAAGTCGGAGGCGACCATGTCGAGATTACCTGCAACCTGACGGACAAGACGCAGGTCGATGAACTGGTCCCGGCGGCGATCGACACGCTGGGCTCGCTCGATATCCTCGTCAACAATGCCGGCATCACGCGCGACAACCTGGCGATGCGGATGAAGGACGAGGAATGGGACCAGGTCATGCAGGTGAACCTGGAAAGCGCCTTTCGCCTGATGCGCGCCGCGGCCCGCCCGATGATGAAGGCGAAATTCGGCCGGATGATCTCGATTACCAGCGTGGTGGGCGCAACGGGCAATCCGGGCCAGATGAACTACGTCGCGGCCAAGGCCGGGCTGACCGGCATGTCAAAATCGCTGGCGCAGGAACTGGCCAGCCGCGGCATCACCGTCAACTGCGTCGCCCCGGGCTTCATCCGGACCGCCATGACGGACGAGCTGACGGACGACCAGAAGAGCGCGATCAACGCACGCATTCCGATGGCGAAGATGGGCGAGGGCGACGACATCGGCGCCGCGGTCGCCTATCTCGCCAGCCGCGAGGCAGGCTATGTCACCGGCCAGACGCTGCACGTTAATGGCGGCATGGCGATGATGAGCTGA
- the rplI gene encoding 50S ribosomal protein L9 — protein MDIILLQRIGNLGSIGDVVTVKDGYARNYLLPQKKALRANEANKKVFEANRERLEKENAERRTEAEKAGEKVAGAEVVLLRASSNAGQLYGSVNVRDIVAGLTEQGHDVDKKQVILGSPIKMIGMHDVTVALHPEVHVTVKANVARSEDEAKLQSEGVDVLAQLFEDEQREIEEAAASQQRDPTLEPGEIPADMLEDGVSTEEGTSETEALVEETKPETDEG, from the coding sequence ATGGATATCATTCTCCTCCAGAGGATCGGCAATCTCGGCTCGATCGGTGACGTCGTCACCGTGAAGGACGGCTATGCCCGCAACTACCTCCTTCCGCAGAAGAAGGCCCTGCGCGCCAACGAAGCCAACAAGAAGGTCTTCGAAGCGAACCGCGAGCGTCTCGAGAAAGAGAACGCAGAGCGCCGCACCGAAGCCGAAAAGGCTGGCGAGAAGGTTGCAGGGGCCGAAGTCGTGCTGCTGCGCGCCTCGTCCAACGCCGGCCAGCTCTACGGCTCCGTCAATGTCCGCGACATCGTTGCCGGCCTGACCGAACAGGGTCACGACGTCGACAAGAAGCAGGTCATCCTGGGCAGCCCGATCAAGATGATCGGCATGCACGACGTGACCGTCGCCCTGCACCCCGAAGTCCACGTCACGGTGAAGGCGAACGTCGCCCGCTCCGAGGACGAGGCGAAGCTGCAGAGCGAAGGCGTCGACGTTCTCGCCCAGCTGTTCGAAGACGAGCAGCGCGAAATCGAGGAAGCCGCCGCTTCGCAGCAGCGTGACCCCACGCTGGAGCCCGGCGAAATCCCGGCCGACATGCTGGAAGACGGTGTCAGCACCGAAGAAGGCACGAGCGAGACCGAAGCCCTGGTCGAAGAGACCAAGCCGGAAACGGACGAAGGCTGA
- the fabD gene encoding ACP S-malonyltransferase, whose product MTAFIFPGQGSQKVGMGTDLAKASPHAREVFQEVDDALGQNLSKIMAEGPEDQLTLTENAQPAIMANAIATLRVLEKEGGLTLADKADCVAGHSLGEYTALCAAGAFSLADTARLLKLRGQAMQAAVPVGEGAMAALLGADLAKAQALCDAVAEGDVCQVANDNDPAQVVISGHRGAIERAVAAVKDHGIKRGILLPVSAPFHCRLMQPAADAMAEALANTPPQAFTVPIYANVTASAVSDPAEEQRLLVEQVTGRVRWRESVTAMFEAGNEHFVELGGKVVGPMVRKIAPDSSATSVVTMEDIEALAKEIV is encoded by the coding sequence ATGACCGCATTCATTTTTCCGGGCCAGGGCAGCCAGAAGGTCGGCATGGGCACGGACCTCGCCAAGGCCAGCCCCCATGCGCGCGAGGTGTTCCAGGAAGTCGACGACGCGCTGGGCCAGAACCTGTCGAAGATCATGGCAGAGGGGCCGGAAGACCAGCTGACTCTGACCGAAAACGCGCAGCCCGCCATCATGGCAAATGCCATCGCCACCCTGCGCGTGCTGGAGAAGGAAGGCGGCCTGACGCTGGCAGACAAGGCCGATTGCGTCGCAGGCCATTCATTGGGCGAATACACGGCCCTGTGCGCCGCCGGTGCATTCTCGCTCGCCGATACCGCCCGGCTGCTGAAACTGCGCGGGCAGGCCATGCAGGCGGCCGTTCCGGTGGGCGAGGGCGCCATGGCCGCCCTGCTGGGCGCCGATCTTGCGAAAGCGCAGGCGCTGTGTGACGCCGTGGCCGAGGGCGACGTGTGCCAGGTCGCAAACGACAACGACCCGGCGCAGGTCGTCATTTCAGGCCATCGCGGCGCGATCGAACGCGCGGTTGCAGCGGTCAAGGATCACGGGATCAAGCGCGGCATCCTGTTGCCGGTGTCCGCGCCATTCCATTGTAGGCTGATGCAGCCCGCCGCCGATGCCATGGCAGAGGCGCTCGCGAACACGCCGCCGCAGGCATTCACGGTTCCCATCTATGCCAATGTTACAGCTTCTGCCGTCAGCGACCCTGCCGAGGAGCAGCGCCTGCTGGTCGAACAGGTGACGGGCCGCGTCCGGTGGCGCGAAAGCGTGACCGCCATGTTCGAAGCCGGGAACGAGCATTTCGTCGAACTGGGCGGCAAGGTCGTGGGCCCGATGGTCCGCAAGATCGCGCCCGACTCCTCTGCAACCAGCGTCGTCACCATGGAAGATATCGAAGCCCTCGCAAAGGAGATCGTCTGA
- a CDS encoding LD-carboxypeptidase, giving the protein MTRIAICAPATAITPAHAHAMRKLVADDFPDCEVWFHDQCFSSHAHFAGTDLERMQALVECANHPDYDVVWFAKGGYGSNRIAEAAIARMNDAARAKTYVGFSDMGYLLAALYRHGIGQPVHGSMPVSARSEGGREAVSRVLRWFGGDSSGLEPSLDGKTPVVAFNLITLAMLVDTPLLPDLSGHVVMVEEVSEHLYAIDRLFFSLANTLPRIAGLRLGSVTNVPENDREFGQTAEQIAEFWCNRAGIPYLGRAEIGHTAANRIVPFGLASPFGAS; this is encoded by the coding sequence ATGACACGTATAGCCATCTGCGCCCCTGCAACGGCGATCACGCCCGCCCACGCCCACGCCATGCGGAAACTGGTGGCGGACGATTTCCCCGATTGCGAAGTGTGGTTTCACGACCAGTGCTTCAGCAGCCACGCCCATTTCGCCGGGACCGACCTGGAACGGATGCAGGCGCTGGTCGAATGTGCCAACCACCCCGACTACGATGTCGTCTGGTTCGCGAAGGGCGGATACGGATCGAACCGCATTGCAGAGGCCGCGATCGCGCGGATGAACGATGCGGCGCGCGCAAAGACCTATGTCGGGTTTTCCGACATGGGATATTTGCTCGCCGCGCTTTATCGCCACGGTATCGGACAGCCGGTCCACGGCTCCATGCCGGTAAGTGCCCGAAGCGAAGGCGGGCGGGAGGCGGTTTCGCGGGTCCTGCGCTGGTTCGGCGGCGACAGTAGCGGGCTGGAACCCTCGCTCGACGGGAAGACGCCGGTCGTCGCGTTCAACCTCATCACGCTGGCGATGCTGGTCGATACCCCGCTGCTGCCCGACCTTTCGGGCCACGTGGTGATGGTGGAGGAGGTGAGCGAGCACCTCTATGCCATCGACCGGCTTTTTTTCAGCCTCGCCAATACCTTGCCGCGCATTGCGGGCCTCAGGCTCGGCTCGGTCACGAACGTGCCGGAAAACGACCGCGAGTTCGGCCAGACGGCGGAGCAGATCGCCGAATTCTGGTGCAACCGTGCTGGCATCCCCTATCTCGGCCGCGCGGAAATCGGTCACACGGCTGCCAACAGGATTGTGCCGTTCGGACTTGCCAGCCCGTTCGGCGCTTCCTAG
- a CDS encoding glutathione S-transferase family protein produces MTTPVLHTCRGSRGLRATWAAEEAGADIDLRMLPFPPRKKAPEFLELNPLGTIPLLEHDGTQMTESCAIAVYLAGLGGRGNLLVARGQADYAAFLDFTYHADATITFPQTVFMRFALFEKDRGLEEAGHAYARWFHKRLVKVEQRLAGRDYLCADRFTVADICVGYALVLAKSVGLDEGVPQSLRDYRDRLMQRDGYKRAVKREAEGLEGF; encoded by the coding sequence TTGACCACGCCCGTCCTCCATACCTGCCGCGGCTCGAGGGGCCTGCGCGCCACATGGGCGGCGGAGGAGGCAGGGGCGGATATCGACCTGAGGATGCTGCCGTTCCCTCCGCGAAAGAAAGCCCCGGAGTTCCTGGAACTGAACCCGCTCGGCACGATCCCGCTGCTGGAACATGACGGGACGCAGATGACCGAAAGCTGCGCCATCGCGGTCTATCTTGCCGGACTGGGCGGCAGGGGGAACCTGCTGGTGGCACGCGGGCAGGCCGATTACGCTGCCTTCCTCGATTTCACCTACCATGCCGATGCGACGATCACCTTCCCCCAGACCGTCTTCATGCGCTTCGCCCTGTTCGAGAAGGATCGCGGGCTGGAGGAGGCCGGTCATGCCTATGCCCGCTGGTTCCACAAGCGTCTGGTCAAGGTGGAGCAGCGGCTGGCGGGCCGCGACTATCTGTGCGCCGACCGCTTCACCGTGGCGGACATCTGTGTCGGCTACGCGCTGGTGCTGGCGAAAAGCGTCGGACTGGACGAGGGCGTGCCGCAAAGCCTCAGGGATTACCGCGACAGGCTCATGCAGCGCGACGGGTACAAGCGGGCGGTCAAGCGCGAGGCGGAAGGGTTGGAAGGCTTCTAG
- the dnaN gene encoding DNA polymerase III subunit beta: MKATIERATLLRCLSHVQSVVERRNTIPILSNVLIDTSDGGSVKVMATDLDLQVVETMTAASVDSPGAITVSAHLLFDIARKLPDGSQVSLETADNRMTVKAGRSRFQLPTLPKDDFPVIVEGDLPTSFEIPAKTLADMIDRTRFAISTEETRYYLNGIFLHVADDDRPVLKAAATDGHRLARFTLDRPDGAEGMPDVIVPRKAVGELRKLLEESMDGNVQIDLSASKIRFTMGGEGGMVLTSKLIDGTFPDYSRVIPTGNDKLLKVDPKSFFQGVDRVATIATEKTRAVKMGLDTDKVTLSVTSPDNGTASEELAGEYKAEGFEIGFNANYLKDILGQIDSDVVELHLADPGAPTLIRKDENSPALYVLMPMRV, encoded by the coding sequence ATGAAGGCCACCATCGAACGCGCCACCTTGCTGCGCTGCCTGTCCCACGTGCAGTCGGTCGTGGAGCGGCGCAATACGATACCGATCCTGTCCAACGTCCTGATCGATACCAGCGACGGCGGCAGCGTGAAGGTGATGGCGACCGACCTCGACCTGCAGGTCGTGGAAACGATGACCGCGGCCAGCGTCGACAGTCCCGGGGCGATCACCGTGTCCGCGCACCTGCTGTTCGATATTGCGCGCAAGCTGCCCGATGGCAGCCAGGTCAGCCTGGAAACGGCGGACAACCGCATGACGGTGAAGGCCGGTCGCAGCCGGTTCCAGTTGCCGACCCTGCCGAAGGACGATTTCCCCGTCATCGTCGAAGGCGACCTGCCGACCAGTTTCGAGATCCCGGCCAAGACGCTGGCCGACATGATCGACCGCACCCGCTTCGCGATCTCGACCGAGGAAACGCGCTATTACCTGAACGGCATTTTCCTGCACGTGGCGGACGACGACAGGCCGGTGCTGAAGGCGGCGGCGACGGACGGTCACCGCCTTGCGCGCTTCACGCTCGACCGGCCCGATGGCGCCGAGGGGATGCCCGACGTCATCGTGCCGCGCAAAGCGGTGGGGGAGCTTCGCAAGCTGCTGGAAGAGAGCATGGACGGCAATGTCCAGATCGACCTGTCGGCCAGCAAGATCCGCTTCACCATGGGCGGGGAAGGCGGCATGGTCCTGACCTCGAAACTGATCGACGGCACGTTCCCCGATTACAGCCGCGTCATCCCAACCGGAAACGACAAGCTGCTGAAGGTCGATCCGAAAAGCTTCTTCCAGGGCGTGGACCGCGTCGCGACCATCGCGACCGAGAAGACGCGCGCGGTGAAGATGGGTCTCGATACCGACAAGGTGACGCTGTCGGTCACTTCGCCCGACAACGGCACGGCGTCGGAGGAACTGGCGGGCGAATACAAGGCCGAAGGGTTCGAAATCGGCTTCAACGCGAATTACCTGAAGGACATTCTCGGCCAGATCGACAGCGACGTGGTCGAGCTTCACCTCGCCGATCCGGGCGCGCCGACGCTGATCCGCAAGGACGAGAATAGCCCGGCGCTCTATGTATTGATGCCGATGCGGGTGTAA
- a CDS encoding DUF808 domain-containing protein produces the protein MPSGLAALLDDVSIIARTAAASVDDIAAAAGRAGSKTAGVVIDDAAVTPSYVTGLSPARELPIIWAIAKGSFKNKLLFLLPGAIVLSEFLPAAIIFLLMAGGLFLSYEGAEKVLEKLGGAKHGKTVEDVIEDPAKFEKERISGAIRTDLILSAEIMAITLNELSDLTVWWQRGIALALVAIAVTVAVYGAVALIVKMDDFGLSLTKRPSEAAQAFGRGLVAAMPKLLTALSVIGTVAMLWVGGGILLHGTHELGFHGLYDAAHGLEAAVADGFGPAGGFFGWLTYAAASAVVALVAGWLLVVLLHKVFGLGHKPGAEGAAH, from the coding sequence ATGCCTTCAGGCCTTGCCGCACTGCTTGACGATGTGAGCATCATCGCCCGGACCGCTGCCGCGTCGGTCGATGACATCGCCGCGGCCGCCGGCAGGGCCGGTTCTAAGACGGCCGGCGTGGTCATCGACGATGCCGCCGTGACGCCCAGCTACGTCACCGGCCTGTCGCCGGCGCGCGAGCTGCCGATCATCTGGGCCATCGCCAAGGGCAGCTTCAAGAACAAGCTGCTGTTCCTGTTGCCCGGCGCAATCGTGCTGAGCGAATTCCTGCCTGCGGCCATCATCTTCCTGCTGATGGCAGGCGGCCTGTTCCTGTCTTACGAAGGCGCGGAAAAGGTGCTGGAGAAACTGGGCGGCGCGAAACACGGCAAGACCGTGGAAGACGTGATCGAGGATCCGGCCAAGTTCGAGAAGGAGCGCATTTCGGGCGCGATCCGAACGGACCTGATCCTGTCCGCCGAGATCATGGCCATCACGCTCAACGAACTGTCCGACCTGACCGTGTGGTGGCAACGCGGCATTGCACTGGCGCTGGTGGCCATCGCGGTCACTGTCGCGGTCTACGGCGCGGTGGCGCTGATCGTGAAGATGGACGATTTCGGCCTGTCGCTGACGAAACGGCCTAGCGAGGCGGCGCAGGCTTTCGGGCGAGGACTGGTCGCGGCCATGCCCAAATTGCTCACTGCCCTGTCGGTCATCGGGACGGTGGCGATGCTGTGGGTCGGCGGCGGCATCCTGCTGCATGGCACGCACGAACTCGGCTTCCATGGCCTCTACGACGCTGCGCACGGGCTGGAGGCGGCAGTCGCCGACGGGTTCGGTCCGGCAGGCGGCTTCTTCGGCTGGCTGACCTATGCCGCGGCGTCGGCCGTGGTCGCACTGGTGGCCGGCTGGCTGCTGGTCGTGCTGCTGCACAAGGTTTTCGGCCTCGGGCACAAGCCGGGCGCCGAAGGGGCGGCGCATTGA